GCCGGGCACGACAGGCCGTCGGGCCAGCAACTCAAGGACGAACTCGAGGCGTCCACGGGTCGGGAGATCACCCACGGGCGGCTCTACCCGAGTCTGGACACGCTGGTCAACGCGGGATACGTCGAGCGGGGGGAGATCGACCGGCGAACGAACTACTACGCGCTCACCGACGAGGGACGCGAGGCGCTGAAGGCGCGGATCGAGTGGGAGGGGACGTACCTCCCGACGGGGTTGTCGTCGGACGAGTGAACCCCCTCCGCCGGGGGCGGCCGGAGCGGTTCGACCTCTAGCCCCCGGCGAACCGCGTCGCTCCACGAGGATATGGTGACGGCAGGTTCTCGCCGGATCCCGCCGGCGGATCTACCGTCCGGCGTCCCGATTCTGTCGTGTCTATCGTGCGTCCCGGAGAGCCGTGACGCCGACCGCCGGTCGCGGCTCTCGTCGCCTCAGTAGGCGCGCTTCATGAACATCGACCGGCCGAACTTGTAGAGGCTCCACCCGGGCTTCGAGAGGCCCTTCTGCCACTGCAGCGTCGGCACGAGGTCCCCGCCGTACTTCTGTTTGAACCGGAAGATGCTGTCGGAATAGTCGGTTCCTGTCCCGCCGAAGTCGTAGTGGTCGTACCCCTGCTCCTTCGCCCACTTGATCGCGCGTTCGTGGAGGAGTTCGGAGGGGTAGTACTCGAACTTCGAGGCGTCGGGGATCGCGGTGAAGTAGTGGTGGACCGCGGAGCGCTCGTCGTCGAGGAAGTGGAGGTAGCGACCGACCTCGCTCCCGTCGACGACCG
The window above is part of the Halomarina pelagica genome. Proteins encoded here:
- a CDS encoding PadR family transcriptional regulator, producing the protein MFELTGFQRDLLYVIAGHDRPSGQQLKDELEASTGREITHGRLYPSLDTLVNAGYVERGEIDRRTNYYALTDEGREALKARIEWEGTYLPTGLSSDE